In Vigna angularis cultivar LongXiaoDou No.4 chromosome 8, ASM1680809v1, whole genome shotgun sequence, one DNA window encodes the following:
- the LOC108345192 gene encoding lamin-like protein codes for MTMWKNMTVVMASVVVMGWLSWVVMGNPVLHKVGGSKGWINNHDVNYTEWSAQEHVYVGDWLLFTFDKRYFNVLEVNKTSYENCIDRDFISNVTRGGRDVVQMTEAKTYYYLSGGGYCFHGMKVAVHVQQHPAMAPAPSMPVSASLLPSLTSSCVSILLVNVVYYVNFLFMDGSCLLSFS; via the exons ATGACGATGTGGAAGAACATGACGGTGGTGATGGCCAGTGTAGTGGTGATGGGGTGGTTGTCATGGGTGGTGATGGGAAATCCAGTGCTTCATAAGGTGGGAGGCTCCAAAGGTTGGATCAATAATCATGATGTCAACTACACTGAATGGTCTGCCCAAGAACATGTCTATGTTGGAGATTGGCTTT TGTTCACGTTTGACAAAAGATACTTCAATGTTCTGGAGGTGAACAAGACAAGCTACGAGAACTGCATAGACAGAGATTTCATAAGCAACGTGACAAGAGGTGGTCGTGATGTGGTGCAGATGACAGAGGCAAAGACCTATTACTACCTCTCAGGTGGAGGCTACTGTTTCCATGGCATGAAAGTTGCTGTGCATGTTCAACAACATCCTGCAATGGCACCAGCTCCATCCATGCCTGTCTCTGCTTCTCTTTTGCCCTCGCTCACGTCTTCCTGCGTTTCGATCCTTCTCGTTAATGTCGTTTATTATGTCAACTTCCTTTTCATGGATGGTTCGTGTCTGCTGAGCTTTTCTTAG
- the LOC108345032 gene encoding uncharacterized protein LOC108345032 isoform X1, with protein MRKFGFNFGREETQVSVAKRDLHPHCRAVGTTTVTSSRCRDGLPQIVSAMKFKAFITDNGVNLLEKRFLPVLEKTGKSCHLYLTRDHALFLHNLLNGDGVHSVAQFRKEALFHDYRISSNNDDRIAFALDLSLLLRALRSAVVIASEYSASSSTATRLEIKLVKKLSPNSTQSMPFLTLETRGYKSAVIQDIPISKPLSRAQVTELQSALDSAQDLPPTLVQVPDSNQLLNLVDRMKQVGDVVNVFISKHGDLSVQVSTTLICLGAEFRRLVVIGEQTNAPSEDQNVSAQTRSSRSISRGDGQSVQVSVKHFAKSLQCHLARPDCAFYGIGPQGSCLTVIFQFFIPGTRETDKSISLHCRLPVLDSGSG; from the exons ATGAGGAAGTTTGGGTTCAATTTTGGTAGAGAGGAAACACAAGTTTCGGTGGCCAAGCGTGACCTCCATCCTCACTGCCGCGCGGTAGGTACCACGACGGTGACATCTTCGCGATGTAGAGATGGACTTCCCCAAATAG TTTCAGCCATGAAATTCAAGGCCTTCATCACCGACAACGGCGTCAACCTCCTCGAGAAGCGGTTCCTCCCCGTCCTCGAGAAAACCGGAAAATCCTGCCACCTCTACCTCACGCGTGATCACGCGCTCTTCCTCCACAACCTCCTCAACGGCGACGGCGTCCACTCCGTCGCACAGTTCCGCAAGGAGGCGCTCTTTCACGACTACCGAATCTCCAGCAACAACGACGACCGCATCGCCTTCGCCCTCGACCTCTCCCTCCTCCTCCGCGCCCTCCGCAGCGCCGTCGTCATCGCCTCCGAGTACTCCGCTTCATCTTCCACCGCCACGCGCCTCGAGATCAAGCTCGTCAAGAAACTATCCCCGAACTCCACCCAGTCCATGCCCTTCCTCACGCTGGAAACGCGTGGCTATAAGTCCGCTGTGATTCAGGACATTCCCATCTCCAAACCCTTGTCGCGGGCGCAGGTTACTGAGCTTCAGAGCGCGCTCGATTCGGCGCAGGATCTCCCTCCAACACTCGTTCAG GTGCCTGATTCGAATCAATTGTTGAACTTGGTGGATCGGATGAAGCAGGTGGGAGATGTTGTGAATGTGTTCATAAGTAAGCATGGGGATTTGAGCGTGCAGGTTTCAACCACACTGATCTGTCTGGGTGCTGAGTTTCGGAGACTGGTGGTGATTGGAGAGCAAACAAATGCCCCTTCTGAAGATCAAAATGTCAGTGCTCAGACACGATCGTCAAGGTCCATTTCAAGAGGAGATGGACAATCTGTGCAAGTGAGTGTGAAGCACTTCGCCAAGAGCCTCCAGTGTCACTTGGCCAGACCAGATTGTGCTTTCTACGGGATTGGTCCACAGGGCAGTTGCCTCACAGTGATATTTCAGTTCTTCATTCCAGGCACTCGCGAGACTGATAAATCAATCAGCTTGCATTGCAGGCTTCCTGTTCTTGATTCCGGTTCTGGCTAA
- the LOC108345032 gene encoding checkpoint protein hus1 isoform X2: protein MKFKAFITDNGVNLLEKRFLPVLEKTGKSCHLYLTRDHALFLHNLLNGDGVHSVAQFRKEALFHDYRISSNNDDRIAFALDLSLLLRALRSAVVIASEYSASSSTATRLEIKLVKKLSPNSTQSMPFLTLETRGYKSAVIQDIPISKPLSRAQVTELQSALDSAQDLPPTLVQVPDSNQLLNLVDRMKQVGDVVNVFISKHGDLSVQVSTTLICLGAEFRRLVVIGEQTNAPSEDQNVSAQTRSSRSISRGDGQSVQVSVKHFAKSLQCHLARPDCAFYGIGPQGSCLTVIFQFFIPGTRETDKSISLHCRLPVLDSGSG from the exons ATGAAATTCAAGGCCTTCATCACCGACAACGGCGTCAACCTCCTCGAGAAGCGGTTCCTCCCCGTCCTCGAGAAAACCGGAAAATCCTGCCACCTCTACCTCACGCGTGATCACGCGCTCTTCCTCCACAACCTCCTCAACGGCGACGGCGTCCACTCCGTCGCACAGTTCCGCAAGGAGGCGCTCTTTCACGACTACCGAATCTCCAGCAACAACGACGACCGCATCGCCTTCGCCCTCGACCTCTCCCTCCTCCTCCGCGCCCTCCGCAGCGCCGTCGTCATCGCCTCCGAGTACTCCGCTTCATCTTCCACCGCCACGCGCCTCGAGATCAAGCTCGTCAAGAAACTATCCCCGAACTCCACCCAGTCCATGCCCTTCCTCACGCTGGAAACGCGTGGCTATAAGTCCGCTGTGATTCAGGACATTCCCATCTCCAAACCCTTGTCGCGGGCGCAGGTTACTGAGCTTCAGAGCGCGCTCGATTCGGCGCAGGATCTCCCTCCAACACTCGTTCAG GTGCCTGATTCGAATCAATTGTTGAACTTGGTGGATCGGATGAAGCAGGTGGGAGATGTTGTGAATGTGTTCATAAGTAAGCATGGGGATTTGAGCGTGCAGGTTTCAACCACACTGATCTGTCTGGGTGCTGAGTTTCGGAGACTGGTGGTGATTGGAGAGCAAACAAATGCCCCTTCTGAAGATCAAAATGTCAGTGCTCAGACACGATCGTCAAGGTCCATTTCAAGAGGAGATGGACAATCTGTGCAAGTGAGTGTGAAGCACTTCGCCAAGAGCCTCCAGTGTCACTTGGCCAGACCAGATTGTGCTTTCTACGGGATTGGTCCACAGGGCAGTTGCCTCACAGTGATATTTCAGTTCTTCATTCCAGGCACTCGCGAGACTGATAAATCAATCAGCTTGCATTGCAGGCTTCCTGTTCTTGATTCCGGTTCTGGCTAA
- the LOC108344708 gene encoding lamin-like protein yields MEDRMKKTVLSPPIVLLFLAFSLLLLLPEASATKFNVGDSKFWNPNINYTEWAKGKHFYLGDWLYFVYDRNQASVLEVNKTDYETCNSDHPLTNWTRGAGRDVVPLNVTKTYYIISGKGFCFSGMKVAVHVEKLPPPPKAAPVKSGAPTLFSTGHILLMPVVFAVGAAWDAFIHFW; encoded by the exons ATGGAGGATAGGATGAAGAAGACGGTGCTTTCTCCACCCATTGTGCTTCTCTTTCTAGCTTTCTCACTTCTTCTCTTGCTTCCAGAAGCTTCGGCTACAAAGTTTAACGTTGGAGATAGCAAGTTTTGGAACCCCAATATCAACTACACTGAATGGGCCAAAGGAAAACATTTCTACCTTGGAGATTGGCTGT ATTTTGTTTACGACAGGAACCAAGCTAGCGTGCTGGAAGTGAACAAGACCGATTATGAGACTTGTAACTCTGATCATCCACTCACAAACTGGACAAGGGGTGCAGGAAGAGATGTGGTTCCTCTAAATGTAACCAAAACCTACTACATCATCAGTGGCAAAGGGTTCTGCTTCAGTGGCATGAAGGTGGCTGTTCATGTCGAAAAGCTACCACCTCCACCGAAAGCCGCCCCTGTAAAATCCGGCGCACCAACACTCTTCTCCACCGGCCACATTCTTCTCATGCCGGTTGTTTTTGCCGTCGGAGCAGCGTGGGATGCATTCATTCATTTCTGGTAG
- the LOC108345883 gene encoding chorismate mutase 1, chloroplastic yields the protein MESKLLSHFLPSTPACIFHPTPLRASISFNPTSDFLPKSSLSFRPRAASIESMPIKKRIDESEYLTLDQIRHSLIRQEDSIIFSLLERSQYCYNEDTYDPDFFSMNEFHGSLVEYMLRETEKLHAKVGRYKSPDEHPFFPEGLPEPMLPPLQYPQVLHPIAESININEKVWSLYFRVLIPQIVKQGDDGNLGSSAVCDVTCLQVLSKRIHYGKFVAEAKYQASPDSYKPAILAQDKEKLMELLTYPEVEEAIKRRVDMKTKTYGQEVIINLKEHRTEPVYKINPNLVADLYSDWIMPLTKEVQVAYLLRRLD from the exons ATGGAGTCCAAGCTCCTCAGCCATTTCCTTCCTTCCACACCCGCATGCATTTTTCATCCCACACCTCTCAGGGCTTCGATTTCCTTCAACCCCACTTCGGATTTTCTTCCAAAAAGCAGTCTTTCTTTCCGCCCACGCGCTGCTTCCATTGA ATCAATGCCAATAAAGAAAAGAATTGATGAGAGTGAGTATCTGACCCTTGATCAGATAAGGCATTCTCTAATTCGTCAAGAGGATAGCATCATCTTCAGTCTCTTGGAGCGATCACAATACTGTTACAATGAAGATACATATGATCCAGATTTCTTCTCCATGAATGAATTTCATGGATCATTGGTGGAGTACATGTTGAGGGAAACTGAGAAGCTTCATGCCAAG GTGGGCAGGTACAAGAGCCCCGATGAGCATCCATTCTTTCCTGAAGGCCTACCTGAACCAATGTTACCACCATTGCAGTACCCTCAG GTGTTGCACCCTATTGCCGAGTCAATTAATATAAACGAGAAAGTATGGAGCTTGTACTTTAGAGTTCTCATCCCTCAAATAGTTAAGCAAGGAGATGATGGTAACCTTGGATCTAGTGCTGTTTGTGATGTAACATGCTTGCAG GTTCTTTCAAAAAGAATCCATTATGGAAAGTTTGTAGCCGAGGCAAAATATCAAGCTTCTCCCGATTCATATAAGCCTGCCATTTTAGCTCAG GACAAAGAGAAATTGATGGAATTGCTTACATATCCTGAAGTTGAAGAGGCAATCAAGAGGAGAGTTGACATGAAGACCAAGACTTATGGGCAAGAAGTGATCATAAATTTGAAGGAACACAGAACTGAGCCAGTCTACAAAATAAATCCAAATTTGGTTGCTGATCTTTACAGTGATTGGATCATGCCTCTCACAAAGGAAGTTCAAGTTGCTTATTTGTTGAGAAGATTGGACTGA
- the LOC108344659 gene encoding probable mitochondrial saccharopine dehydrogenase-like oxidoreductase At5g39410, with translation MCSCEEVKSEKEKDMAVSAPTSKFDIVILGASGFTGKHVLREALKFLTNFNSIAIAGRDTSKLAQTLNWAARPNPPPPIPILAADTADAASLRALCDRARILLNCVGPFRRHGAPVVAACVAAGCDYLDITGEAEFMERMEREHHVQAVKNGALVVSACGFDSVPAEMGFLFHSRQWVGPARPNMVEAYLGLESERRIVGNFGTFESAVMAVKDLKEIEQRRVIRVKPKIPGPPPKGEIIEHQKKIGMWGVTLPSADATLVGRTLSTLTESPDGLPGMNESEEMVEKRKAFWSSVKPAHFGVKLGSKSLLHMFGFIMIGILIGVLGRFSFGRWLLLKYPSIFTFGGFSKNGPSEEEIASASFKMWFIGDGFSNERLAAEGKKKPDMEIITRVMGPEMGYVSTPIILIQCALILHSQRENLPKGGVYTPGIVFGATDLQERLQQNGISFHVISKSSLST, from the exons ATGTGTTCATGTGAAGAAGTGAaaagtgagaaagaaaaagacatGGCAGTGTCAGCACCAACCTCAAAGTTCGACATTGTAATCCTCGGAGCCTCTGGTTTCACCGGCAAGCATGTTCTTAGAGAAGCCCTAAAATTCCTCACCAATTTCAACTCCATCGCCATAGCGGGCCGCGACACCTCCAAATTGGCCCAAACTCTCAACTGGGCTGCCAGGCCCAATCCGCCACCTCCCATCCCCATCCTTGCCGCCGACACCGCCGACGCCGCCTCCCTCCGGGCGCTATGTGACCGCGCGCGCATCCTCCTCAACTGCGTCGGCCCCTTCCGCCGCCACGGGGCGCCCGTTGTCGCCGCGTGTGTAGCCGCCGGCTGCGACTACCTCGACATCACCGGCGAGGCCGAGTTCATGGAGCGCATGGAGCGTGAACACCATGTGCAGGCTGTAAAGAACGGAGCTTTGGTGGTTTCGGCTTGTGGGTTTGACTCGGTGCCGGCGGAGATGGGGTTTTTGTTCCACTCGAGGCAGTGGGTGGGCCCGGCCCGGCCCAACATGGTGGAGGCGTATCTTGGCTTGGAGTCAGAGAGGAGGATTGTGGGGAATTTTGGAACGTTTGAGTCTGCGGTTATGGCTGTCAAGGATTTGAAGGAGATTGAACAGCGTAGAGTCATCAGAGTAAAACCTAAg ATTCCTGGGCCCCCACCTAAGGGAGAAATAATAGAACACCAGAAGAAAATAGGCATGTGGGGTGTAACACTACCATCAGCAGATGCAACTCTTGTTGGAAGAACTCTTTCAACTCTAACTGAATCCCCTGACGGACTACCTGGGATGAATGAGAGTGAAGAGATGGTTGAGAAAAGGAAAGCCTTCTGGTCATCTGTGAAGCCGGCTCATTTTGGAGTGAAACTGGGCTCAAAATCTTTGCTGCACATGTTTGGATTTATTATGATCGGAATACTGATTGGTGTTTTGGGAAGATTCTCTTTTGGAAGATGGCTTTTGTTGAAATATCCTTCCATCTTCACCTTTGGAGGGTTCAGCAAGAATGGACCTTCTGAAGAGGAGATTGCGAGTGCTTCATTTAAGATGTGGTTTATTGGAGATGGTTTCAGCAATGAGAGGCTTGCTGCAGAGGGAAAGAAGAAACCTGACATGGAAATTATTACAAGAGTAATGGGACCTGAAATGGGATATGTGAGCACCCCTATAATTCTGATTCAGTGTGCTCTTATTCTTCACAGCCAAAGAGAGAATCTACCAAAGGGAGGAGTTTACACTCCTGGGATTGTATTTGGTGCAACTGATCTCCAGGAAAGGCTTCAACAAAATGGAATATCTTTTCATGTCATATCAAAAAGTTCCCTTTCTACATGA
- the LOC108345224 gene encoding F-box/kelch-repeat protein At3g23880, with product MATISSDRILDDDLIVEILSWLPVTSLGRFRCVSKTWKFLISDTCLVKLHLSRNPQLLLMLRREHEKQCFMASFFSVSSLIQNPVPTFRDSIGHSPKCRRILFGSCNGLLSTHDSVSTDESEEHWVNFWNPVTKISSRPSPSLRLSYDTGLTYHKNFAYNTDFLYRKNFGFGYDDRRDSYKVVIILFHTGQRRTSVWVYCMGDVCWRRTMINYSTFHSFDSNGHFLNGTVNWLGFFSEESRMKLRILSYDLNNDTCRYLSVPELPCKNLTRILSEF from the coding sequence ATGGCGACGATTTCTTCTGATAGAATACTCGATGATGATCTCATAGTGGAAATTCTTTCATGGCTTCCTGTAACGAGTCTCGGGCGATTCAGGTGCGTTTCAAAGACATGGAAATTCCTTATATCCGATACCTGTCTTGTGAAATTACACCTTTCCAGAAACCCACAACTCCTATTAATGCTGAGAAGGGAACACGAGAAGCAATGTTTCATGGCTTCATTCTTCTCTGTATCTTCTTTAATCCAAAACCCTGTACCCACTTTTCGTGATAGTATCGGCCACTCCCCCAAATGCCGTAGAATTTTATTCGGTTCTTGCAATGGTCTGCTTTCCACACATGACTCTGTTTCCACCGATGAATCTGAAGAGCACTGGGTCAACTTTTGGAACCCTGTCACCAAGATTTCCTCCAGACCTTCACCAAGCTTGCGTCTCAGTTACGACACTGGTTTAACCTATCATAAGAATTTTGCGTACAACACTGATTTTCTCTATCGTAAGAATTTTGGGTTTGGGTACGATGATCGGAGAGACAGTTACAAGGTGGTGATAATTCTTTTTCATACCGGTCAACGGCGAACGAGTGTGTGGGTTTACTGCATGGGTGACGTATGTTGGAGACGTACTATGATAAATTATTCGACTTTTCACAGTTTTGACAGTAATGGACACTTTCTTAATGGCACTGTTAACTGGTTAGGCTTTTTTTCTGAAGAATCGAGGATGAAGCTACGAATATTGTCGTATGATCTAAATAACGATACATGCAGATATTTGTCGGTGCCTGAACTCCCCTGTAAAAACCTTACGCGAATTCTATCGGAGTTTTGA